From a region of the Mercurialis annua linkage group LG1-X, ddMerAnnu1.2, whole genome shotgun sequence genome:
- the LOC126674799 gene encoding uncharacterized protein LOC126674799 yields MLVIVWQPYTDDLLRSIPSQYLAGSEVWHARVPLIYYNIVEWHQPDRVLQQFGLIQPIPLAPVQDHRLHSLLYKSSNNYMEILGYYVLIWLHRESHVVGGYRFERPPHYHSQYMEWYRRHTRRWITWQGAADGSSRDLAEMVHVRRSSRDSIIGSAARSSQMAYMEDRRDVTLPPPEPAVPAFVLPPLTPLTVDLDSIHGRRRQRPTPRQPRQRPDQPIPPPVYYHYDAGESSQTRQNYCGPTQFQGDGSQFQQHSQVPPTSSFPVPPSSGPFFYSSEQTPYTTPLTEPAQYRQATPPPFQAPQHGQPSTPSDQGYRPVFSWFDQPSASHSRPSHSTPVADPSQMFFSLSEAWLNSPGLGEGGSFEALQSGSIQFSGPSFSLLPQSQEAPTTAPAADDQELSLDDDHESEGAPGDRSGDRQYRDLTESSLRRRQDMRYDMRTQLEKNTRYRDYL; encoded by the exons ATGTTGGTT ATTGTTTGGCAGCCATACACCGACGATCTCCTCAGATCCATACCCTCCCAGTACCTTGCGGGTTCAGAAGTTTGGCATGCTCGGGTACCCTTGATTTACTACAACATTGTGGAGTGGCACCAGCCAGATAGAGTATTGCAGCAGTTTGGGCTTATTCAGCCTATCCCTCTGGCCCCAGTGCAAGATCACCGCCTCCATTCCCTCCTTTACAAGAGCAGCAACAACTACATGGAGATCCTCGGGTATTACGTACTGATTTGGCTCCACAGGGAGTCACATGTCGTTGGCGGTTACCGTTTTGAGCGTCCACCACACTACCATTCCCAGTACATGGAGTGGTATCGGAGACACACCCGGAGGTGGATTACCTGGCAGGGTGCAGCTGACGGTTCGAGT CGTGATTTGGCGGAGATGGTCCACGTCCGGAGATCTAGCCGTGACTCCATAATTGGGTCCGCTGCACGCAGTTCACAAATGGCGTACATGGAGGATCGTCGGGATGTCACTCTTCCACCGCCTGAGCCAGCAGTCCCGGCATTTGTACTGCCTCCTCTCACTCCTTTGACGGTTGACTTGGATTCCATTCACGGTCGTCGTAGACAACGGCCTACACCACGCCAGCCTCGCCAGCGGCCAGATCAGCCTATACCGCCCCCTGTGTACTATCATTACGATGCAGGAGAGAGCTCGCAGACACGACAGAACTATTGCGGGCCTACTCAGTTTCAGGGTGACGGTTCACAGTTTCAGCAGCACTCGCAG GTCCCTCCGACCTCATCGTTTCCGGTACCACCGTCATCCGGGCCGTTCTTTTACTCCTCTGAACAAACGCCGTATACCACTCCTTTGACAGAGCCGGCTCAGTATCGACAGGCTACACCACCCCCATTTCAGGCACCTCAGCATGGTCAACCTTCTACCCCCTCTGATCAGGGTTACCGGCCCGTGTTTTCTTGGTTCGATCAACCGTCAGCGTCACATTCGCGTCCCTCCCATTCCACCCCGGTCGCGGATCCGTCGCAGATGTTTTTTTCTCTATCAGAGGCTTGGTTGAACAGTCCAGGTCTCGGGGAGGGGGGCTCTTTCGAGGCGTTACAGTCCGGTAGTATTCAGTTTTCGGGTCCGTCCTTCAGCCTCCTTCCGCAGTCACAGGAGGCACCGACTACTGCACCGGCTGCAGATGATCAGGAGCTATCCCTAGACGATGATCACGAGAGCGAGGGCGCGCCAGGTGACAGATCGGGTGATAGACAGTATCGCGATCTTACTGAGAGCAGTCTGCGCCGCAGGCAAGATATGAGGTACGATATGAGGACTCAACTGGAGAAGAACACTAGATATCgagattatttatga